TGCTCGCCTTTCTCCAGCCGTGGGGGTTCGACCCCGCCGACATCACCGTCCCGGTCGACCTCTGGCACGGCGAGGACGACGTCTACTCCCCGGTGGAGCACACCCTCTGGCTCGCCGGGCGCATCCCCGGCGCGCACCTGACGCTGGAGGCGAAAGCCGCGCACTTCGACGCGTGGCGCATCCTGCCCGACATCCTCTCCCGCGTCGCCCTCAAGCCCGCGTAACCGGCTCCGCCACCTCACGGCGAAGGGTCAGTTGCAACACCCAGGGGCGCGGGGAACGGCGCTTGTCGCGCCGTTCCCCGCGCCCCTGCTTCCGCTCCGCGGATCAGGCGGGCACGAGTTCCAGGTCGCGGCCCATGCGGCGCCAGGCGCGGGCGTTGTAGACGGTCGGGTGCGACTCGCCGAACTGGAGCACGAGTTGGTCGATAGCCCGGGTGCGCAGGTCCTGCGCCTCGGGCTCGCGGCTGCGGTCCCGCATGGTGATGGCCAGATTGCTCTGGCAGACCAGCGCGTCCGGGTGCTTGGGGCCGTAGCGGAGGACGAGTCCCTCCAGTGCGGCCCGGCCCAGCTCCTCGGCGCGGACCAGATCGCCGTTGTCGCCGTGGGAGTTGGCGAGGTTGAGCATCGCGCAGAGGGTGTAGGGGTGTTCCAGGCCGAGCTTCGTGGTGAGGCGGTCGAGGGTGCGCTCGCCCAGGTCCACCGCCTCCGTCTTCTGCGCCGGCTGGCCGATGTCGCGCAGGTAGATGGTCAGGTTGTTGGCGCAGATCAGGGTGAACGGGTGTTCGGCGCCCAGGCGTTCCCGGTACGAGCGGTAGACCTCCTGCGCCGTGTCCCTGGCCAGCTCCTTGTCGCCCGCCGCGGAGTACTCCGCGGCGAGGTTCAGCGCACAGGAGAGCGCGTCGGGCACGTCGGCGCTGTAACGCTCCAGGTAGCGGTTGTAGGTGTCCATGGTGAGTCTGCGGGCCTCACTCTGCTGGCCCGCCCGACGGAGCGAGAGCGCGAGGCTCTTCGCGTAGCGGAGGGAGGCCAGGTCGGGCACGGGGACCGAGTACTCCTCGCGGAACTCGCTCAGCAGGCTGATCGACCGGGCGTAGTTGCCCAGTGAGCGCTCGTCCTCGGCCAGCGCGGCCTTGGAGGACAGGGTGTACGGGTGGGTCACGCCGAGGACGGCCGTCCGCAGGCTGTAGACCTCCTCGTCCAGGATGCGCGCGGCCTCGTAGTCGCCGTTGAAGCGGTAGTCGACGGCGAGGTTGTTGGCGATGTTCAGGGTGCGCGGATCCTCCTCGCCCAGCTCCTCCTTCATCTTGGCGTACGTCTCCTGGTCACGCCGGAGCGCCTCGGGGAAGCGGCCGAGCACGCGCAGGTCGGCGGCGAGGTTGCCGGCCGTCTGCAGGGTCAGCGGGTGGTCGCTGCGCAGCACCCGGCTCTGCCGGGAGAGGGTGTCCTGGTCCAGTTCCAGGCACTCCTGGGCCAGGCCCTTGCTGCGCAGCACGCTGGCGAGCTGGAAGCGGAGCTGGAGCGTCTGTCGGTCGTCCTGGCCCAGCTTGTCGGTCCAGTTGGAGTCGAGCCGGCGGCCGAGCGTCTCGGCGCGGTCCAGGTCGCCGCGCTTCCACAGGTAGCGGACACGGTCGATGAGCAGCTGCCGGGTGTCGGCCTCGTCGCAGTTCTCGGCGTTGGACGGGGTGAGGTGCGGCCAGATGAGCTCGAACAGCGGCCAGTTCTCCGGGTCGTCGGTGTCACCGAAGTCGGGGCGGGCGCCGACCAGGATCCTGTGCACGTCGTGGACCAGCTCGTCCTCCTGCTCGAGGGTGAGCTCGGCGCGGATCACGGCCTGGACCATGCGGTGGACCTGGAAGGTGCGGTTGCTGTTGTCGACCCTGGCCAGGCCGTACCGGCCGATGGCCCGGATGACCCGGCCCATCATGTTCTTGTCGCGCAGCTCGTCGTCGTAGGGCAGCAGCGAGGTCATCATCTGGTCGCTGTAGAAGATGCTGATCGCGATGGAGTCCGCCGAGAGGAAGGCGCACAGCTGCAGCAGCCGCACCGCGGCCGGCATCTGCTCGCGCAGCCGCGCGATGGACACGTTCCAGGTCGCCCCGAAGGTCGTCGGGTAGTCGACGGGCTTGGTGACCGCGAGCGCCTTGACCGCCTCGTTGTGCAGTTGGTCGACGTAGTCGCTGACGGGGACACCGGTGGTCTCCAGCCAGGCGGAGGCGATCTCGACGGCCAGGGGCAGGTCGCCGACGGCCTCGGCCACCAGGGCCGCGTCCTGCGGGCTGAGCGCCGGAGCACGGCGGCACAGGTGCTCGATCGACTCCTCGCGGCGGAAGACGTCGACCTCGAGGGCCTCGGCGTGGCTGACCCAGGCCTGGTTGCGCGAGGTCACCAGCACGTCGCCGGGACCGCCGGGGAAGAACTGGACGATCTGGGAGGGGTCGTCGGCGTTGTCGAAGATCAGCAGCCAGCGCTTGGCCTTGGGGTGCATCCCAAGCCGCAGTGTCTCCTTGACCAGTTCGGCGTTCTCGTTCGCGTTCTCGCCGACTCGCAGGTCCAGGCGGCGGCCGAGGTCGGTGAGCGAGACGGCGACCTGCTCGGGCTGTTCCGCCTCTATCCACCAGACCAGGTCGTAGTCGGCCATGAACCGGTGCGCGTACTCCAGCGCCACCTGGGTCTTGCCGACGCCGCCGAGGCCGTAGAGGGTCTGCGGGGTCGGCAGCACCACCGTCGAGCGGCGGTCCCGCTGCTGGCCGCGCAGCTGGTCGCGGAGCAGGTCCAGCACCGCGGCGCGGCCGGTGAAGGACGGGTTGCGCAGGCGCAGGTTCCAGATCGCCGGACGGCGCCCGGGGAAACGCGGTCCCTCACCGGGGACCGGATCCATCAGCGCCGTGTCGGGCAGGCCCACGGCGCGCAGCAGGACGACGCGCGCCGCGTCCTCCTCCAGTCGCAGCAGCTCCACCACGTTGTTGCTGCCGAAGGAGGGACCGGAGCGGGCGTCGCCGACCCGGACGGTGATCAGGTCGGGCTGGTCCTCGGTCCGCTCGCCGACCAGCAGCTCCCTGGCCAGCCGGGACTGTGTGGCCTTGGCGTACGCCTGGCTCCAGACGGCGACGGTCCTGGTGACCGCGTCCCTGACCCGGTCGGAGTCCAGCCGTTGGAGCGAGCCCAGCTCTCTGGAGACGACCCGCAGTCCGGCGCGGGTGAGCACCCACTCGATCCACTCCGCCCACATCCGGTCCTCGGAGGCGTAGGACAGGATGATGTCCTCGCGGGCGGTCGGGCGGGGCCGGGTGAACAGGTCGGTGTAGTGCAGCCGGACGTCCTCGTCCATCGGGGGCAGGGAGGTGACCCGCTCCTCCGTGACGGAGGAGACCAGCCGCTCGACGGCGGAGAGCATCGAGGTCGGCGAGCCGGGCTTGTCCCCGAAGGGCGCCAGGATCTCCTCGTAGGCGTAGTAGGGCTGGTAGGGGATCTCGACGGAGTCCCAGTGGTGGTCCCTGGCGGACTCGGAGAGGCCCTGGGGCAGACCGCTGAAGCGCTTGCGGGCCAGCGCCCGGCCCGCGTCGGCCTTGCCCTTCTCGCCGTCGTCGATGCGCATCGGGACGGGCAGGATGCGGATGCCCCGGTTGTAGTGCCGTTCGGTGATCTTCCTGGCGATCTCGGAGGCGCCCTCGATGCTCTGGTTGCTGAGGGTGAAGCAGATCACCAGGTCGTCGGGCAGCTCGACGGTGCATATCTCCTGGATGTCGGAGAGACCGGTGCGGCTGTCGATCAGGATGTAGTCGTACTGGCGGCGCATGTCCGCGCGCAGCGCCTTGAAGAACTCGGCACCGTGGCGGCGGGCGTAGAAGTCGTCCCAGTTGATGTTGGCGACGGTCGCGCCGTAGTCGCTGTGGGCCTGGCCGGCCGGCAGGAAGTCCAGGCAGCCCTCGCCGGGGAAACCGGCCCAGTTGAGCGAGAGCACGTGCGGCAGCACCCGGGCCGCGTCGCGGAGCCGCTCCGCGTCGTACTCCTCGTGCTCCAGCGTCTCCTCGCGGTAGTCGTGGATCAGGTCGATCACGCCGGTGGAGGCGTCGAGCGCGGCCTGCTCCAGGAACGGGGTGAAGAACCGGTAGAGCCCGGGGGCCTCCAGGTCCCAGTCCACGGCGAGCACCCGGTGGCCGTTGGCCGCCAGGATCCAGGCGCTGTTGGCCAGCGCCATGGTGCGGCCGGTACCGCCCTTGTACGAGTAGAAGGTGACGATCCGGCCGTCCCGCTGTTCGCGCGCCGGCGACTCCGGGTCCTGACCTTGGCGCTCGGGCGGTGTGAGGCTCATGGGGTCCCTCCCCCGGGACTGGGTGATGACGGGTCGTCGGGATCGTGGCCGTTCTTGAAGCGCTCGTCGCGCAGGTTGGGGCGCGGCGCGGGCGGCGGGCCGCCGTTCGGGGCCGGGCCGGGCGGTGCGCCGGGATCGGGCGGCTCAAGATCCTCGAAGGCCCGCATCGCGCTCAGCGCGACGTGCGGCAGCACGCTCTCGAACTCGTCCATGCTGGAGATGACGTCGACCCCGCGCAGCCGGGCCCGCTGCTCCCGGTGGGAGCGGAGATTGACCATGGTCTGCTGTGCCAGGTCCCGTAACTCCTCCTGGCGCGTGGTGCATTCGGGATCGTCGGCGCTCCACGGCTCCATCAACCCGACCCAGGTCGGGTTGCAGGCGTCGAGACGCTGCAGCGTCTCCCTGAGCCTGGCGTCCAGCAGGGCCCAGCGGTCCAGCAGCAGCAGGCCGGGCGCCTCGGGGCGCTCACCGGCGAGCACCCTGGCGGCCTCCTCCTCGAAGGGCTCGATGCTGGCGTGGAACTCCCACTCCTTCGCCAGCGCGGCGGCGCGGCGGGCGATGCCCTCGTTGCTCCCCCCGGGGAACGGCCGCCAGTCGTGCGGGGCGGTGCCGTAGCTCTGCCGGGAGCGACCGTCGGGCAGGTGGTTCACGTCGCAGGCGGCCACCGAGATCCGCAGCGTCCGCCGCGGCTCGGGCGCGGGGAAGACGCTGTCGTAGTCCTGGAAGTCGCGCCGGCCGCCGATCCGCACCCGGTGCCGCTCGGCGACCTCGACGATGCGCTGGGCCAGCCGGTAGACGGCCAGCTGGTAGTCCGAACGGAAGGAGTTCAGCTTGAGCAGCGGCTGCATCCCCTCGGTCCGGTAGCGCTCCCCGAACGCCTGGTGGTCGAACTGGAGGGCCTTGGCCACCGGGGGCAGCCGCTTCTCGGGCACCATCACCCACTGCACCGGCACCACCGCGGACGGCGCGCCGCCCCCGGGCGTCACGGACAGCACCTCACGCGAGGTGAAGGCCGCCCACTCCTGGCCGCAGGCCTGGCTCTTGAAGTAGTGCACCGAGTAGAGCGGCACGAAGACCCGGCAGTGCGCCAACGCCTCGCTGATCCGGTCGGACCAGCCCTCGCCCACGTTGAGACCGGAGTCCATGAAACCGGGCGGCTCGTTCTCGTCCCAGCCGGAGAGATCGGTCACGGCGTCGCACAGATCCCTGAAGAGCCGTGCCTCCCAGAGGTTCGAGACGCTGCGCGGTCGCCCGGCGCCCCGAGGGGAGTGCGCGTAACTCAGAAAGAAGATGGGCCGAGGTATGCCCTCGTCCCAGCCCTCTTGGTCGGTCACTCGCACCCCCGAACGGTGTTGCACCTGCCGTAGGAAGATGGAACCTCGCCAGTTGATGCGCCGTCAACACCGTCAACCCGCAACGGCGGAGGCGACGAACGAGGTCGCCGCCGCGTGACCCGGCGCTCAGGCGCGGTCGCCTCCCACGGCGGACACGGCGGCGCACTCGCCGAGCCACGGCTCCACGGTGGCGCGCATTCCGGCGACGAAGCGCTCACCGCGCGCCGTGAGCGCCCCGGAGCCCGTCATGGTGCCGATGGCCTGGTGGGTGTGGTCGAGCCAGCGGGTGAACTCCTCGCGGGCGTGCTCGTCGCCGGTGGCGCGCCAGCGTGACAGCCAGAACTCGACGACGGCGATATGGGCGTAGGTCCCCTGGAACAGGCCCTCGAAGGGCCGCGGATCGGGCCGCCACGGAGCGTGGTACAGGTCGGTGTGATGCGGGTCGAACAGGTCCTCCACGTCGAAGATCGCGCCCAGCTTGACGTGCTGGAACTCGTGGATCATCAACAGTGCCATGGTCTCGCTGGAGCCCGGCCTGGCGATGCCCACGGCGCCGAAGACGTCTCTCGCCGCCCCGCTGACGCCCCGCCCGGCGGACGGATCCCGCTGCAGCGGAACCACGGCGGACAGTCCGGCGCGAAGGCCGGGAGCGTACGCCGGCAGCGTGGCGTCGACCAGCCCCCAGGCCCCCTCCAGCTCGGCCTGCCACCTGTCGGCCTCCGCCTGGTCCATCGGGTCGGCCGGGCGCCAGTTGTGCGCGCGGCGCTGCGGGTCGGTGTCGTCCAGCCGCAGCTGCCAGCCGCCCACCACGGATCCGACCGTGTGCACCGGATGCCACCGTGGATCGGCGCCGCACGGCCGGTCGAGCTCCACCTCGATCCGCTCACCGCCGCTCGCCACGGAGAAGCGCGGGCCGGGCCCGGTGGTCAGGAGCGCCGTACCGGGCTGGAGGCAGGTGACCACACCATGGCCGGGCAGCCGCAGCTCGCCCCGCTCGCCGACCGGGAGTCGCAACCGCTCCTCCCAGCCCGCGAAGAGGGCGGCAGCGGCGGCGACCTCCACGAGTCCGTCGAACCGCTCCGGTCCCTCGTCGGCTCCCCGGAGCGCGGCGACGGCCCAGGAGCGGGTGAAGGGATGCTCCACTGCGGCGTCCAGCGCCTGCGGCGCCGACTGGTCGAGCCGGCCGATCAGGTCGTAGACGTCCGCGAAGGGGCCCGCGTCGGGCGCCTCGGCCCACAGGCCACCGACCGCGTCCAGCAACGCCCGGTTGAGCTCCAACTGGGCGTCGCGGAGGGCGCCGACCGCCGCCGCACCGCCGTGGCCGCCGGCCAGCTCGTCGAACTGGTCGTCGGTCAGCAGACCTTCGGGCATGCCGGAGTGCTCCTTGCTGGGGGCCGACGGAGCGGCCATGAGGGCGGGCGGGGCCGCAGCGGTGTCGTGGATCCTGGTGATCAGGCTGAGCAGGTCGGGGCAGAAGACGCTGGGATTGTCGAAACCGCCCTCGGCGGAATGCACGCCGCCGTCCGCGCTGCGGTAGCGGTGGGCGTAGAGACCTGCCCCGCAGGACTCGACGACGGGGCACGCTCGGCACTGGGCGCAGAGGCCGGCCAGCCCGTTGCGGCGGTCCATCATGCCGGGGTGGCGCGCGGCCGTGTCGAAGTCGTGGTCGAAGACGTCGAAACCGGTGGCCGCGGCGCCGTCGAAGGCGGTCTTGAGCGAGTCGGCCTGCTCCAGCGTCCCGTCCGTCTCCACCACCACAAGATCGGCGGGAGCCAGCCCCAGCGACTCGGTCAGGCTGCTCTCCCCGCGGAGGGTGCGGTGCACCGAATCGAACATGCGGACCGGCACCGGGCGCCCCTGTGCCGTCCAGCGCTCGTAGATCCGCCACAGCCAGTCGGCGTAGGGGGTGCTCGCCGGCCCGTGGGGACGCAGCGGCGGCTCGTCCCAGGTGGCGTGCGGCAGCAGGAAGTCGATGCGCGGCGGGTCGAGCGCGACCAGCGCGTCGTAGACGGCGACGGGATCGTTGCGCACGTCGATGGTGCAGAGCAGGCCCGCGTAGAGATGCCGCCAGCGCGGCTGACGCAGCAGGTTCACCGCCCTGACGACCCGGTCGTGGCTGCTGCGCCCGTCCGCGTAGCGGCGGTGCAGGTCGTTGGCGGAGCGGTCACCGTCGAGGGAGATGCCGACCCTGATCCGGAACTCGTCGAAGAGGTCCAGGAACCGCTCGTTGAGCGTCACACCGTTGGTGTGGATCCGCAGATCCAGCCGGCAGACCCCGCGCAGCGCGTCGGTCAGCTCCTGCGCCGCACGCCGCAGTCGCACCGGCCCGGCCAGCAGTGGCTCCCCGCCGTGCAGCACGACGTGGACGGTGTCGAGCCCGTGTGCGCGCGCATGCTCGGCGATCCTGACCGCGGTCTGCCGGAGCACGTCCTCGGCCGCGGCCTTGGGCCGGCCCTGCCAACTGGTGTCGGCGTGCTCGTAGACGTAGCAGTGGTCGCAGGCGAGATCACACCTGCTGTGCACCTTTAAGACAAACTGGCGGAAGGCAGGAGCCTTTTGATCATCAGTCATGTGAATCCCGCCAGGGTCGGCGCGCAGGCGAACTCTTCAGATGGCGGCGAATGTACTCTCGCGACCACGGCTGAGGCGCGAGGCAGCCGGAGTGACACCCGGGAGTGCGGCCATCTTCATCCATCGGGGTGACGATTACACCGGGGACGACCGCCCACAAGGCATCACCTGGTGATCGTTACGCCAACGCAACTCCGGTCGGGGCCCGAGTGGCCGCCGTCGTCAGACTGTCAGCGCGTACGCCCAGCGCGCATGCCAGGGCAGGGACCGCACACCCGAACGGGTGAATCTTGGCCCCGAATGACATCAGCCGCGCGAGCGCGCGGCCGGAAGGAGGCGCACCCCGGTCCGGGGGCAGGCAGGCTCACCATGACGACACGTCAGTCCTGACGGTGGGAGCCCGTGTTCGGTGAGGGGAGCGAAGGACCGGCGACCGCCGGACCATGGGGACCACACCCGGTGCGTGGACCCGTCGCGACCCGTTTCGCAGAGGCCCCCCGTGACGCCGTGATGTGTCGACCAGGAGACGGATTGCTCGGCCGTGGCCGGTTCGACGTGCGGACGGAAAGGCCTCCACGCCTCGTCAGATGGAGGAATTGAAGGCCGCAACGTCGAGTCGGGAAACGCCGTTGTCGGGCAGCACGCGGCTCAGCATCAAGCTGTGCGCGGCATCACCCCGCTTGGCCAGGCGGACGGGAACGGCACGGGTGACGGCAGCGACCGCGGTCGTCTCTGCCGGGCGGGACTTGGTGTCACGCGATGCGGACATGTGAGGACCCCTCGGGGGTTAGTCGGGACACGAAGCGGGTAAACCGCTTGCGACACGGCCTGATGGGCTGATCCCGATGGTTCGATGGTCTGCATCGCCAGGGGGCCCAGTACCGTGAAACGCAAACCATTCACTCAGGCGGAAACTTACCCGCTGGGACAAGATCACGAGACCTGTCCCCGAAGGCATCACGCCAGGTGGGGCCGCCCTTTGGCCGAAATGCGCAGCTCAGGGCCAGCGCCCGCGGCAACCCGCCGCCGGAGAATCACTCCGGCGGGTGATCAACTACGCCAGTCGCAGTACGCGCAGTAGACAGATCCCACCGGTCCCGCACGCCCCACCTGCCCCTATGCGCCCACAACCCCTCAACACTCTTTTTCAGCCGGGAAGTTGCCGCTGAGGCAGGCATGCCACCGGGCCTAGGGGCAGAGGCGCTCCACCGTCCAGCCCGAGGGCGCGGTCGGGTCGGCGTCGTAGCGGAGGCGGTCGTGGAGGCGGTTCTCGCGGCCCTGCCAGAACTCGACGGACGTGGGCGAGACCCGGTATCCGCCCCAGAACGGCGGCGCGGGGACCCCCTCCCCCGCGGGGTAACGGGTGGCGAGGTCGGCGTACCGGCGTTCGAGGTCCTCGCGGGAGGCGACCGGGCGGGACTGCTCGCTCGCCCACGCGCCCAGCTGCGAGCCGTGCGGACGACTGCGGAAGTACGCCGCCGTCTCGTCCCGGCCGACCTTCACCGCGGTGCCGGTGACGATCACCTGCCGGGCGATCGGGTGCCACGGGAAGAGCAGCGCGACGTGCGGGTTGCCCGCCAGCTCGCGGCCCTTGCGGGACTCGTAGTTGGTGTAGAAGGTGAAGCCGCGTTCGTCGTACCCCTTGAGCAGGACCGTACGCAGGCTCGGCCGGCCGGCCTCGTCCACCGTGGAGACGATCATCGCGTTCGGCTC
This genomic interval from Streptacidiphilus rugosus AM-16 contains the following:
- the pdxH gene encoding pyridoxamine 5'-phosphate oxidase; amino-acid sequence: MRRQYRATGLLEAELAADPIQQFTRWFVDAQHAALDEPNAMIVSTVDEAGRPSLRTVLLKGYDERGFTFYTNYESRKGRELAGNPHVALLFPWHPIARQVIVTGTAVKVGRDETAAYFRSRPHGSQLGAWASEQSRPVASREDLERRYADLATRYPAGEGVPAPPFWGGYRVSPTSVEFWQGRENRLHDRLRYDADPTAPSGWTVERLCP
- the sjiA gene encoding FXSXX-COOH family cyclophane-modified RiPP peptide SjiA, whose product is MSASRDTKSRPAETTAVAAVTRAVPVRLAKRGDAAHSLMLSRVLPDNGVSRLDVAAFNSSI
- the fxsT gene encoding FxSxx-COOH system tetratricopeptide repeat protein, whose translation is MSLTPPERQGQDPESPAREQRDGRIVTFYSYKGGTGRTMALANSAWILAANGHRVLAVDWDLEAPGLYRFFTPFLEQAALDASTGVIDLIHDYREETLEHEEYDAERLRDAARVLPHVLSLNWAGFPGEGCLDFLPAGQAHSDYGATVANINWDDFYARRHGAEFFKALRADMRRQYDYILIDSRTGLSDIQEICTVELPDDLVICFTLSNQSIEGASEIARKITERHYNRGIRILPVPMRIDDGEKGKADAGRALARKRFSGLPQGLSESARDHHWDSVEIPYQPYYAYEEILAPFGDKPGSPTSMLSAVERLVSSVTEERVTSLPPMDEDVRLHYTDLFTRPRPTAREDIILSYASEDRMWAEWIEWVLTRAGLRVVSRELGSLQRLDSDRVRDAVTRTVAVWSQAYAKATQSRLARELLVGERTEDQPDLITVRVGDARSGPSFGSNNVVELLRLEEDAARVVLLRAVGLPDTALMDPVPGEGPRFPGRRPAIWNLRLRNPSFTGRAAVLDLLRDQLRGQQRDRRSTVVLPTPQTLYGLGGVGKTQVALEYAHRFMADYDLVWWIEAEQPEQVAVSLTDLGRRLDLRVGENANENAELVKETLRLGMHPKAKRWLLIFDNADDPSQIVQFFPGGPGDVLVTSRNQAWVSHAEALEVDVFRREESIEHLCRRAPALSPQDAALVAEAVGDLPLAVEIASAWLETTGVPVSDYVDQLHNEAVKALAVTKPVDYPTTFGATWNVSIARLREQMPAAVRLLQLCAFLSADSIAISIFYSDQMMTSLLPYDDELRDKNMMGRVIRAIGRYGLARVDNSNRTFQVHRMVQAVIRAELTLEQEDELVHDVHRILVGARPDFGDTDDPENWPLFELIWPHLTPSNAENCDEADTRQLLIDRVRYLWKRGDLDRAETLGRRLDSNWTDKLGQDDRQTLQLRFQLASVLRSKGLAQECLELDQDTLSRQSRVLRSDHPLTLQTAGNLAADLRVLGRFPEALRRDQETYAKMKEELGEEDPRTLNIANNLAVDYRFNGDYEAARILDEEVYSLRTAVLGVTHPYTLSSKAALAEDERSLGNYARSISLLSEFREEYSVPVPDLASLRYAKSLALSLRRAGQQSEARRLTMDTYNRYLERYSADVPDALSCALNLAAEYSAAGDKELARDTAQEVYRSYRERLGAEHPFTLICANNLTIYLRDIGQPAQKTEAVDLGERTLDRLTTKLGLEHPYTLCAMLNLANSHGDNGDLVRAEELGRAALEGLVLRYGPKHPDALVCQSNLAITMRDRSREPEAQDLRTRAIDQLVLQFGESHPTVYNARAWRRMGRDLELVPA
- a CDS encoding FxsB family cyclophane-forming radical SAM/SPASM peptide maturase, with product MTDDQKAPAFRQFVLKVHSRCDLACDHCYVYEHADTSWQGRPKAAAEDVLRQTAVRIAEHARAHGLDTVHVVLHGGEPLLAGPVRLRRAAQELTDALRGVCRLDLRIHTNGVTLNERFLDLFDEFRIRVGISLDGDRSANDLHRRYADGRSSHDRVVRAVNLLRQPRWRHLYAGLLCTIDVRNDPVAVYDALVALDPPRIDFLLPHATWDEPPLRPHGPASTPYADWLWRIYERWTAQGRPVPVRMFDSVHRTLRGESSLTESLGLAPADLVVVETDGTLEQADSLKTAFDGAAATGFDVFDHDFDTAARHPGMMDRRNGLAGLCAQCRACPVVESCGAGLYAHRYRSADGGVHSAEGGFDNPSVFCPDLLSLITRIHDTAAAPPALMAAPSAPSKEHSGMPEGLLTDDQFDELAGGHGGAAAVGALRDAQLELNRALLDAVGGLWAEAPDAGPFADVYDLIGRLDQSAPQALDAAVEHPFTRSWAVAALRGADEGPERFDGLVEVAAAAALFAGWEERLRLPVGERGELRLPGHGVVTCLQPGTALLTTGPGPRFSVASGGERIEVELDRPCGADPRWHPVHTVGSVVGGWQLRLDDTDPQRRAHNWRPADPMDQAEADRWQAELEGAWGLVDATLPAYAPGLRAGLSAVVPLQRDPSAGRGVSGAARDVFGAVGIARPGSSETMALLMIHEFQHVKLGAIFDVEDLFDPHHTDLYHAPWRPDPRPFEGLFQGTYAHIAVVEFWLSRWRATGDEHAREEFTRWLDHTHQAIGTMTGSGALTARGERFVAGMRATVEPWLGECAAVSAVGGDRA
- a CDS encoding TIR-like protein FxsC, translating into MQHRSGVRVTDQEGWDEGIPRPIFFLSYAHSPRGAGRPRSVSNLWEARLFRDLCDAVTDLSGWDENEPPGFMDSGLNVGEGWSDRISEALAHCRVFVPLYSVHYFKSQACGQEWAAFTSREVLSVTPGGGAPSAVVPVQWVMVPEKRLPPVAKALQFDHQAFGERYRTEGMQPLLKLNSFRSDYQLAVYRLAQRIVEVAERHRVRIGGRRDFQDYDSVFPAPEPRRTLRISVAACDVNHLPDGRSRQSYGTAPHDWRPFPGGSNEGIARRAAALAKEWEFHASIEPFEEEAARVLAGERPEAPGLLLLDRWALLDARLRETLQRLDACNPTWVGLMEPWSADDPECTTRQEELRDLAQQTMVNLRSHREQRARLRGVDVISSMDEFESVLPHVALSAMRAFEDLEPPDPGAPPGPAPNGGPPPAPRPNLRDERFKNGHDPDDPSSPSPGGGTP